The sequence TTTAGATAATGGGTCTCTAGATAAAAAACGTCCAAGCCGTGGATCATGCATTCTAAAAGTATAATTTAAAGAATTCCCTTCTCCTTTTAATTCGTCATCTTTTTCTTGTCCTTGGAAGCCGTAACGGTAGTCATTCCCGGTGCTGGTGCGACCTGGGAGTGTCATTCCAAAAGGATAGTAGTCAAAATCACTATAGGTTCAATATTTTCAATACCTAACAACTTCATTTAAATATCAAAAAATGCACTTTTTTGTGTTTTTCGACATTTTTCGCACTCTAATTTGGTGTTTTTTTTGGCTATTTTTAAGAACGTTTTGTTATCTCAAATATAGGGAGAAATTTTCAAACAAAATAGTTACTTTTCTTTAAAATCAAATTGTAGTTAAACAGAATTATTTTTCTGAAAGGGTTCGCTAGTTTTTTTTCTTTATTTAAATACTAGATTAACATCTGTTTTTTTGACTTGTATTAAAGAACTCGTAGAGTGTAAAAAACAAAATTATTTTATGTAGCTTTTGTTGTTTAAAAAGACAATAGTTTTTCATCAACTGTGAATTATAATTATCTTTAGGCTTTTATTATCAAAATGGAAGCAAATCAAATTAAAATATTACACATAGACAGTAATCATGCTTTATTATGGAAGCAACTTGAAGCAGTTGGTTTCCAAAATGAAGCAGATTACAGTTCGTCTAAAGAAATCATAGAAGCTAGAATACACGAATATAATGGTATTGTTATACGGAGTCGTTTTAAAATAGACAAAACTTTTCTCGACAAAGCAACACAACTTCAGTTTATTGCAAGAGTGGGTGCTGGTCTTGAAAGCATTGATTGCGATTATGCCGAAAGTAAAAATATAAAACTTATTGCTGCACCAGAAGGTAATCGTAACGCAGTGGGAGAACATGCTTTGGGTATGCTTTTGTCATTATTCAATAATCTAAACAAAGCCAATACTGAAGTAAGGCAAGGGCAATGGAATAGGGAAGCGAATCGTGGTTATGAGCTTGATGGAAAAACGGTTGGAATTATAGGCTATGGAAACATGGGAAAAGCTTTTGCGAAAAAGTTAAGAGGTTTTGATGTTGAAGTACTTTGTTATGATATTCAAGAAGGAGTGGCCGATAGTAACGCAAAACAAGTTTCTTTAGAAGAATTGCAACAAAAAGCAGATGTACTAAGTTTGCACACACCTTGGACATCTTTAACCGATAAAATGGTAAACGCTTCTTTTATAGAGGGTTTCAAAAAATCGTTTTGGCTGCTCAATACAGCTAGAGGAAAAAGTGTTGTAACAACCGATTTGGTGAAAGCATTACAATCGGGTAAGGTATTAGGAGCAGGATTAGATGTGTTAGAGTATGAAAAATTATCGTTCGAAAATCTTTTTGATGAAGAAAGTAAAAATGAAGATTTTGAATATTTAAGACAAGCCGATAATGTATTGTTGACACCACATGTTGCGGGATGGACATTTGAAAGTCATGAAAAATTGGCTCAAACAATTGTAGATAAAATCAAGGCGATTTATATTGAGCCACAACCAGAGATTAAAGAAGATGTTCGTGTTACCGGTATTGGTGGAATGTTTTTTAAAGCTGAAAACCCTACCCTGCTTAAAGAGTGGTATAAAAAACATTTAGGTTTAAATACGGATGATTATGGTTGCACTTTCTGGTGGAATGATAAAAAAGGAAATGACTGTAGTACACAATGGAGTCTATTTAAAAATGACACAAACTACTTTGAACCGTCGAAAAAAGAGTTTATGCAGAACTTTAGAGTGCATGACTTAGAAGGTCTTTTGAAAAAAAACATAGCAGAAGGTGTAACAATTATAGGTGAAATGCAGACTTATGAATATGGAAAGTTTGCTTGGATATTGGATCTAGAAGGAAATAAGATTGAACTTTGGGAACCAATAGATAGCGCTTTTAAATAGAAAATCAAATTAACTAAACTATAAAAAATGGAAACAACAAAAATTGAAACTTGGAATAGGCCGAATAATATTCCAGAATTTAAAGTAGACCCAATTGTGGTGTTATTATTAAGCTTTGTAACGTGTGGATTGTATTTAATCTATTGGAACATGAAAGTTGCAGAAGTAATTAATGCAGTTACAAATAAAGAATTAATATCGACACCAATTGCTGTTTTTTCAGGTTGTTGTTTGCCTGTTAATTTATATTTCTACTATGTTTTAGGTAAAGAAGGAATGCCTTCTGTTTATAAGATTACTGGAGAAATTGAAAAAGATCAATCTACATTGTTAATTGTTTTAGGGTTGTTTTTCCCTTTTGCAGCTGCAATGATTGTTCAAGGTGACATAAACAGGCTGTACAATTAATACATTTGTAAAATATAGGATATATGGAATAATCGGAGCAGTTTTGACTCTGGTTATTCCATTTTTTATTGGAGTAAAGAATCCTGAGAATTCCCTTGAGAAAAAGCAATCGTTTTGTCCTTTAAAAATGGCAACAGGTTTTCCATGTCCTTCATGTGGGATAACAAAATCTTTGGTGTATACTTATAAAGGTAGTTTTGAAAAAGCAATTGGTTTTCATGCTTATGGTCCTTTGGTAATTGCCTTTTGCCTGTTTATAATTGTACTTTTCTCGGTGGAATTAAAAACGAAAAAGAGTTATTTTAAAACGTATTTTTATAACAAGAAAATAGCCTATTTTTTGGCAATTACTTTGATGATTTATCACACAGTTAGACTCGTTTATTTTGTAAAAGATCATTCTTGGAATGAAATAAAGAAAGAGTCAATTTGGGAATGATTATTAAAATTGAAGCATAAATAAAGACTCATTAATGAGTCTTTTTTTTATTTTAACAGTGTCCCGTCCTGAAATAAGTTGACATAAAATCGACTTATTATGAATAAATCAGAAAACAGGCCAGCAAAGCGTAGTCAACGCGATTATAATCTGGGCTTTAAATTAGCTGTTATTTCTCAAGTAGAAAAAGGCGAACTTACCTATAAGCAAGCTCAAAAGAAGTATGGAATTCAAGGTAGAAGTACAGTTTTGGTTTGGTTAAGAAAATTTGGTAATTTAGATTGGAGTAACCCCAAGCTTTTGTTTATGGTCAAATCTAAAGAAACTCCAGCCCAAAGCATTAAAAGATTAGAGAAAGAATTAGCTGATGAGAAGCTTAAAAACACAGTGCTAAACACCATGATTGATATCTCAGATAGTCAATACGGTACTCAAATTAGAAAAAAGTTTTCACCCAAACCATCCGACGCATCCAACAAGAAGAAGGCATAAGTATGTCCAGAACTTGTAGATTGTTTGGGGTAAGCCGACAAGCTATTTATCAGCAGGAAGCACGTTGTTTAGAACGAGAGAAAGAATTATTAATAGTAAAGCAACTCGTTGAAAAACAAAGAAGAATTATGCCTCGATTAGGCACAAGAAAACTTTATTTTTTACTAGAACAATCTTTTGTTGAAAATAGAATTAAAATCGGGAGAGATGCATTTTTTGCTTATTTGAAAAGAGAAAAAATGCTAGTTAAACCAATGAAAAATTACACAAAAACCACCTTTTCTAAACACTGGTTACGTAAGTACCCCAATTTATTTAAAGATATCGATATCAACAGAATAGAACAGGTTTTTGTTAGTGACATAACTTATATAAAATCTAATAAAAGAACTCATTATCTATCATTAGTTACAGATGTTTTTAGCAGAAAAATAGTTGGTTATCATTTGAGTGATGACATGAGTGCAGAAAGTGTGGTTAAGGCCTTAAGAATGGCAGTAAAAAACAGAAAAACAAACCTTCAATTAATACATCACTCAGACAGAGGTTTACAATATTGTTCTAAAATTTATCAAAATGAATTAACCAAAAATAATATTATTGCTTCTATAACCGATGGCTATGATTGTTATCAAAATGCTCTAGCGGAAAGAATAAATGGTATTCTAAAACAAGAATTCCTCATATACAAATGTAAATCAGGTGATGAACTTAACCTTTTAGTTAGAGAGTCTGTGGAATGCTATAATAGTAAAAGACCTCATTTGAGTTTAAATATGAAAACACCTAACTTTGTATATGAAAAAACCAGTGAAGTTAACTTCACTGGTTTTAATTAATTTATTGTAAAACTCGTCAACTTATTTTAGGACGACTCACAGCTTTTTTCTTTTCTCTCTAGTTCAGCTTGAAACTCTTCCATAACTGGTTTTACTGTGCTTTCTGGTAAATCAGCTATTCGAATATACATTAGTCCGTCAATTGCATTGTTAAACAATGGATCAACGTTAAAAGCGACTACACGTGCGTTTTGCTTGATGTATTTTTTAATTAATACTGGTAAACGTAAATTACCAGGTTCTATTTCATCAATAATTTTATCGAACTTGTTTAAATCAGCTTCGGTTTCATTAAAAACAAAATCCTTGTCTGCGTCTTTAAGTTTTACTTTAAACTCTTTCTTAGGATGAATATATTGTGCTACATATGGATCATAGTAATGTGATTTCATAAATTCAATCATTAAAGATTTAGAAAAATCAGAAAATTGATTACTAATACTAACTCCGCCAATTAGAAATTTATGTTCTGGATAGCGTAATGTGGTGTGAACAATTCCTTTCCAAAGGAGGAATAAAGGCATTGGTTTTAATTGATATTCACTAATAATGAAAGCTCTACCCATTTCAATAGAATTGTGTAGCATATCAAACAATTCAGGTTCAAAACGAAACAAATCTTGTAAATAGAAACCTTCAATTCCATGTTTAGGATAAATATGAGACCCTAATCCCATTCGGTAAGCACCAGCAATCATTTGAGCATCTTCATCCCATAAAAACATGTGATGATAATATTTATCATATTTGTCTAGGTCAATCGATTCATTGGTTCCTTCTCCAACCTCTCTGAAAGTAATTTCTCTTAAACGACCAATTTCATGAAGTATATTTGGTATTTTATCAGCTGTAACTAGGAAGACTTCATAGTTTTTACTTTGCAATAGTCGACAATCATCGTCTCTTAAAGAAGAAACTTCTTCCAAAATTTGGTCTTGATTGGCTGGCTTTACAATCTGTTTCGGACTTCTAGGTATTTTTAACGAAGCAGTAGTAATCATTTTGCTTTCTTTCTCAAAAGCATTCGATAACATGTATGTTTTCTTTCTTAGAAACTCACCATAGGTTTCTGTAGTATTATATTCATTCTGTTCAGCAACAGAAATCGGTTTTCCAATACGTACTTTAATTACTCTGTTTTTTTGAGATAATAATTCGCTTGGTAATTTTGCAGTTCTTAATGTTCCGTTTAGTTTCGATAAGAAATAAAAGAGTTTACTGTTCTTAGCATGAAAATAAATTGGAACAACAGGAACACCTGCTTTTTTAATGATTTTTATAGCACCTTCTTCCCAAGCTTTGTCAACTACAATTTTACCGTCTTTATAGGTTGAAACTTCTCCAGCTGGAAACATTCCTAATGGCTTCCCGTCAGATAAGTGTCGAAGCGTTTCTTTAATACCTATAAGGCTAGATTTTGCATCCTTATGTTCTTCAAAAGGATTTACTGGCATAATATAAGGCTTCATAGGTTCAATTCTATGCAGTAAAAAATTAGCAATAATTTTAAAATCAGGCTCTCTTTCAAGCATCAATTTTAAAAGCAAAATACCATCAATACCACCAAGAGGATGGTTTGAAATTGTAATGTAACCTCCATCTTTTGGCAAGCGTTTTAAATCTTCCTCAGGAATTTCAAACTTAATTTGAAATTCATCTAATATAGCATTTAAAAAATCTAATTTCTCTAAATGTTTGTTTCTATCGTAAATTTTGTTGAGAGTAGATATTTTCAGAACTTTCATCAGTAACCATCCTGAAAAAGTTCCTAGAAAACCATATTTATCAGCATTTATAGCCTTAGCTACTTCTTTGGCGTTTACTAATCCCATTTATATCTTTTTTGAGCGAAAAGCAAAGATAACAATTCTTACGGATATTGCGAAAAAAACTATTTGATTGGAGAAAAACTATTAAAAACAGAATGTTAATGTCTTATGAAATTGTTTTAATATACACTAAGATTTTAGTACTTTTGGTCAATAACAAAAAAAGGAAAATGAAGATAATTTCATATAACGTAAACGGAATAAGAGCAGCGATAACGAAAGGTTTTCTAGATTGGTTACAACAAGCTAATCCAGATGTTATTTGTTTGCAAGAAATTAAAGCGAATGAAGATCAAATTCCTAGAGAAGAAATAACAGCAGCAGGATATCCATATCAGTATTATTTTTCGGCAACAAAAAAAGGATATAGTGGTGTAGCAATTTTATCTAAGGTTGAGCCTAAAAATATTGTTTTTGGCACAGGAATTGAGCATATGGATTTTGAGGGAAGAAATATTAGAGTTGATTTCGATTCGGTTTCTGTTATGAGTTTATATTTGCCTTCTGGAAGTAATATTGAAAGATTGGAACATAAGTTTATGTATATGGATGATTTTCGCAAGTATGTAGATAATTTGAAGAAAGAAATTCCAAATCTTATTATTTGTGGAGATTATAATATTTGTCATGAAGCCATAGATATTCATGATCCAGTTCGTAATGCAAAAGTTTCAGGTTTTTTACCCGAAGAGAGAGCTTGGTTAGATAGTTTTATGAATAGTGGTTTTATTGATACTTTTCGTCATTTAAACAAAGAACCACATAATTATAGTTGGTGGAGTTATAGAGCCAATGCAAGAAATAATAATAAAGGATGGAGGATTGATTATTGTTTGGCATCTGAACCATTAAAAGAGAAAATACAAAGAGCGTATATTTTAGCAGAAGCAAAACATTCAGATCATTGTCCAATAGTAGTAGAGATTAGTTAAAGACTACAAAAAAGCGAACCTATTAATAAAGAATATAATAACAGTTTAAAATTATGATAAAAAAAGTTGCCCTTGCAATGATTGTTTTAGGATTAACAACATCATGTGTATCAAAGAAAATCTATCAAGATTTGGAGAGTAAATATGCTGATTTGAAAAAAGAAAGAAATGCACTTTCTGATGAAAAAGACGGATTTAAAACTGCAAAAAACAAATTAGAATTAGAAAATAATAGTCTGCAAAAAGAACTAGATAAAGTAAAAGCTGAAAGAGATAAACTACAAGGAGAATATGCCGCTACAAAGAAAAGTTTAGATAATTTAAATTCTTCTTATAGTGCTTTAGAAAAAAACAGTAATGATGCTTTAGAAAGCAACATGAAAAAGAATCGTGAATTGTTAGCAGAATTAGAAGCCAAACAAAAGGCATTAAGTGCAGAACAAGAAAGGTTAGATAAATTAAAAGCCGATTTAGAAAAATCTTCTACACGTTTAGCCGAATTAGAAAAAATGATGGCAGATAAAGATGCTGCAATGAGAAAGCTGAAAGAATCTTTATCTAAAGCATTAAATGCTTTTGAAGGAAAAGGATTAACAGTAGAACAAAGAAATGGGAAAGTATATGTTTCTATGGAAAATAAACTATTGTTCGAGTCTGGAAGTTGGACAGTTGGTTCTGAAGGAAAAAAAGCGGTTAAAGCCCTAGGAGAAGTTTTAGGCCAGAACCCAGAAATTTCAGTTCTAATTGAAGGACACACTGATAATGATAAGATTGTTGGTAGTATAGGAGGAGGAATTGAAAGCAATTGGGATTTATCGACTAAAAGAGCAACAGCAATTGTAACTATTTTATCGGATAATAAAGCTATTGATAAGAAAAACTTAACGGCAGCAGGAAGAGGAGAATTTGCTCCAATTGGTCTAAATGAAACAGCTGAAGGTAAAGCAAAAAACAGAAGAATTGAAATTATTTTAACACCTAAGTTAGATGAGATTTCTAAATTGATGAATGAGTTGTAGGAACAGAAGGATCATAACATAATAAAGAGAGTCTTGAAAAATTTCAAGACTCTCTTTTGTTTTTTAATTAGTTGATATTTTTTTAAAATAAAACCATCTACCATAACTTAAACTTTTCCAAAGCCATTCTTAAGGGATCATTATTATATTTAGACACCGGCGATCAGAGTATCTATTAAATAACCTTTCTAGTTAGAAAGTTTACCATAACAACAAAAGCTAATTGTTTGCTTCTTCCTTGCAATGACTAAGTGACTTTTTTAAAATACTTTGAGAGGACGGAAAACATTTCCGCGCAATCGGGTGCTACCATACGCCACCTATTGATAAACCCAAAGTGGATTCTTTCGGTGAAATTTTTGGTTGTATTATACCTGAGTATATTTGAAAAAACCAACCAGTGTCTGTAATATATTTGTAACCAATACTTAAAGAATAGGCTGAATCGAATCTAGGAAGTTTTGATTCAGGCTTCATTTTAATAAATGAAGCAGAGTAACCTCCGCTAATATTAAAAAAATGGTTTTGCTTTCCATATTCTAATACAGCAGCTGTTGGGATAATTACAGCATTTGCAGTAACATAATTCTCATAGTTATAATATTTATAATGCCCAATTCCTGTTCTAGCATTTAAATGAAGGTCTTTGTGTATTTTAAATAAATATCTCTCATAATTTAAAGAATAAGTAGATCTTGTATGCCCCATGAAGTCATAATAAACTGCGTTTTTTGGAAATGATTGACTTAAAAGATTATTAGATGCTAATGAAATTATAATAAATACTAAAATTTTATTTTTCATATTACTTTATTTACATTTTAATCTTAAAATACCTTCGCTTGCCTGATCATTTTTATAAATGGAATTACTTAACTTATAATCATTGCAGGCTTTTTCTAAAGCGTTTATTCTTTCGTAACATAGACCACGTTGATATAATACAATTGGGTCCATTTCAAAAAATCCCAAAGAATTATTTAAATTATGAATTGCTCCAATATAATCCTCTTTTATTATCAATACAATTGCTTTATTTGCGTATGCTTTTTGATTAGGTGACAAACTCAAAGATTTGTCAAAATCTTTTAATGCGTCTTCTAATTTATTCATAATTATTTCGGTATATCCTCTATTAGAGTAATGATTCTCATTATTAGGATCCATGCTTATTGCTGTATTAAAATCTTGCATTGAACCATCTAAATCATCAAGAAAGCATTTGACCATTCCTCTATCACCAAAAGCATCACTGTTAGAACTATCCATTTTTATTGATTTATTATAATATTCAAGTGCTTTTTTATATTCTTTTTTATAGAGATAATACTGTCCATACAAAGAATATACTTGTGCATCTTTGGGGTCTAGGGCAAAAAAAATGTCTATATTTAGTTTTGCCTCTTCTAACTTAAATTCATCAATATTTATGATTGCTTTATATTGATAACATTTAGCGACATTTTCTTTCAATTCAATTGAGATATTCAATAAACTGTCTGCTTTTTTATTGTTATAATTAAGAAATTCATTATATGCTTTATCAAAAACACTTTGTGCAAATAATTGGAAAGTTAAAAAAAAGGATACTATTAAAATTTTATTTTTCATACTGTTATTTTTAGTGTGATCTTCTTTTATGTCTACCATTATATCCCAAGCCAAAATTGAAACCAATAGAATTAATTGATTCTCCTGCATAATTAATTTCAGGATGATCATCAATTTTCATATGATGTAGTGTCATTCCATAAGAAATATAATAATTACCTATAATATAAATGTTTACTCTTGTTATAATCGCGGCACCATAACCAATAAATTTATTCCTGCCTTCATATGTAGTTGAACGAGGTTTACCAAATTCTTTTCCTAGTCCAAAATTAACATCTAAGGTCGTGAAATTTTTCAACAAATTAAACTCTCTTCCAACACTGATAAAAATTGATGTTGGATGTTGAAAACCTGAACCACTTTCGTTGTCATTTAATTTATTCTTAAAAGTAGTTAAACCAACTTTAAGATTATTATTAAGAATGTACCTCAAATTAATGCCGTTATTAGGCTCTGTCATATTGCCTATAAATCCACCATCACCATTTGATGTACTATTGTAAAAAGTATGTTCTCCTTCAAGGTCAAATATACTAGTTTTTGATCCAGGACCATTTGCATCAAAGGTATTGCTATAAGAAATTTCCGTGTTTTCAATAAATCTTGTGACTCCTGCTATTCTTCTTCCTAGCCAACTTCTATCTCTTTTGTCTGAAGTATAAGCATTACTTTTATTAAATAAAATCGAATATAAACTAGTATTAGTAACTGGAGGATCTGTTGAACAAGAACAATCTTCTTT is a genomic window of Flavobacterium jumunjinense containing:
- a CDS encoding GNAT family N-acyltransferase produces the protein MGLVNAKEVAKAINADKYGFLGTFSGWLLMKVLKISTLNKIYDRNKHLEKLDFLNAILDEFQIKFEIPEEDLKRLPKDGGYITISNHPLGGIDGILLLKLMLEREPDFKIIANFLLHRIEPMKPYIMPVNPFEEHKDAKSSLIGIKETLRHLSDGKPLGMFPAGEVSTYKDGKIVVDKAWEEGAIKIIKKAGVPVVPIYFHAKNSKLFYFLSKLNGTLRTAKLPSELLSQKNRVIKVRIGKPISVAEQNEYNTTETYGEFLRKKTYMLSNAFEKESKMITTASLKIPRSPKQIVKPANQDQILEEVSSLRDDDCRLLQSKNYEVFLVTADKIPNILHEIGRLREITFREVGEGTNESIDLDKYDKYYHHMFLWDEDAQMIAGAYRMGLGSHIYPKHGIEGFYLQDLFRFEPELFDMLHNSIEMGRAFIISEYQLKPMPLFLLWKGIVHTTLRYPEHKFLIGGVSISNQFSDFSKSLMIEFMKSHYYDPYVAQYIHPKKEFKVKLKDADKDFVFNETEADLNKFDKIIDEIEPGNLRLPVLIKKYIKQNARVVAFNVDPLFNNAIDGLMYIRIADLPESTVKPVMEEFQAELERKEKSCESS
- a CDS encoding exodeoxyribonuclease III, giving the protein MKIISYNVNGIRAAITKGFLDWLQQANPDVICLQEIKANEDQIPREEITAAGYPYQYYFSATKKGYSGVAILSKVEPKNIVFGTGIEHMDFEGRNIRVDFDSVSVMSLYLPSGSNIERLEHKFMYMDDFRKYVDNLKKEIPNLIICGDYNICHEAIDIHDPVRNAKVSGFLPEERAWLDSFMNSGFIDTFRHLNKEPHNYSWWSYRANARNNNKGWRIDYCLASEPLKEKIQRAYILAEAKHSDHCPIVVEIS
- a CDS encoding DUF2752 domain-containing protein — translated: MATGFPCPSCGITKSLVYTYKGSFEKAIGFHAYGPLVIAFCLFIIVLFSVELKTKKSYFKTYFYNKKIAYFLAITLMIYHTVRLVYFVKDHSWNEIKKESIWE
- a CDS encoding IS3 family transposase (programmed frameshift) translates to MNKSENRPAKRSQRDYNLGFKLAVISQVEKGELTYKQAQKKYGIQGRSTVLVWLRKFGNLDWSNPKLLFMVKSKETPAQSIKRLEKELADEKLKNTVLNTMIDISDSQYGTQIRKKFSPKPIRRIQQEEGISMSRTCRLFGVSRQAIYQQEARCLEREKELLIVKQLVEKQRRIMPRLGTRKLYFLLEQSFVENRIKIGRDAFFAYLKREKMLVKPMKNYTKTTFSKHWLRKYPNLFKDIDINRIEQVFVSDITYIKSNKRTHYLSLVTDVFSRKIVGYHLSDDMSAESVVKALRMAVKNRKTNLQLIHHSDRGLQYCSKIYQNELTKNNIIASITDGYDCYQNALAERINGILKQEFLIYKCKSGDELNLLVRESVECYNSKRPHLSLNMKTPNFVYEKTSEVNFTGFN
- a CDS encoding OmpA/MotB family protein, which translates into the protein MIKKVALAMIVLGLTTSCVSKKIYQDLESKYADLKKERNALSDEKDGFKTAKNKLELENNSLQKELDKVKAERDKLQGEYAATKKSLDNLNSSYSALEKNSNDALESNMKKNRELLAELEAKQKALSAEQERLDKLKADLEKSSTRLAELEKMMADKDAAMRKLKESLSKALNAFEGKGLTVEQRNGKVYVSMENKLLFESGSWTVGSEGKKAVKALGEVLGQNPEISVLIEGHTDNDKIVGSIGGGIESNWDLSTKRATAIVTILSDNKAIDKKNLTAAGRGEFAPIGLNETAEGKAKNRRIEIILTPKLDEISKLMNEL
- a CDS encoding DUF4234 domain-containing protein, encoding METTKIETWNRPNNIPEFKVDPIVVLLLSFVTCGLYLIYWNMKVAEVINAVTNKELISTPIAVFSGCCLPVNLYFYYVLGKEGMPSVYKITGEIEKDQSTLLIVLGLFFPFAAAMIVQGDINRLYN
- a CDS encoding tetratricopeptide repeat protein; this encodes MKNKILIVSFFLTFQLFAQSVFDKAYNEFLNYNNKKADSLLNISIELKENVAKCYQYKAIINIDEFKLEEAKLNIDIFFALDPKDAQVYSLYGQYYLYKKEYKKALEYYNKSIKMDSSNSDAFGDRGMVKCFLDDLDGSMQDFNTAISMDPNNENHYSNRGYTEIIMNKLEDALKDFDKSLSLSPNQKAYANKAIVLIIKEDYIGAIHNLNNSLGFFEMDPIVLYQRGLCYERINALEKACNDYKLSNSIYKNDQASEGILRLKCK